ACAATGAACCGAATTATCAGAATACGGGCGCCGACGACAATACAGAACATTCTGGAATATGACAATCCGAGCGAGCGTAGAGGAAAAATTCTCTGGAGATGGACGAACAAAAGGTCGATTCGTCTACGGGCACGCTCAGACCCACGGGCGATCCCGACGGGCGGGGCCCGCGCCGTTTGCCGAAAAACTTGGCCCCGCTTGCTCGCGAGAGAGGCCGGCTGACGTGGACCTGACACCGGCTGGGCCATGTGTAACCGGCTACACCCGGTCACTGCTTCTCCGCATCTGCCGTGCACCACTGTGCTGCTGCGCACCAGCCAGCAACCAGCCAGCCCCAGCCGAATGCGCAATACCTTCGTGGTTCGACGCGTTTCACTTCTTTCTGCTCCGTCTGGATGTTGTTGCTAGGGTAAAGCGTTTCCACTGTTTCATGTCCTGTGTTTAACTTCTTCTGTAGTGAATCGTCTGCTACTGTGATCATGCCGCATGCTGGACATTGACCAATGTATCTGCAAAAGTGAGGGCATCTTTGACCGCGCAACACAGAGCCACAGAGGTCAGATTACACAATTTTTCTACAAGTAATCCGTCCAATAAAaatatctcaagtttgtcaaaatttgaatatatctagacatgatttagtgtatagatgcatccaattttgtcaaaattgaaacatcttttgttggacggaaagAGTAAAAGATTTGCGCTTAAGAATATACGTAAACACCCGGATGATCATGATAACCATAGTCAAACCACCAGCAATGTTCAAATTAGGACGTCATTGATGCCTCGTTCTTCGTGCATAATTAAAAACTGTAGGGACATAGCCGCGCAAATGGATTACGAAGTTTCTTGTGTTATTCCCGCTTTCTGTGTTTCACTTCTTCAAAATTGAgatcaaagattttttttcttaatttgttATTTTAAAATAAGATAGATGAATAGTGTTGCTAAAGAAGAATTTTGTattcttttatttcttctccACTTCATGGATCAAATGAGCCCTGACAACCAGATCAAATTTGATGTCCATTGTTTGAGACATTGCTGTAGCAAACTTATATAGGCATCGTCTTGAACGCGGGAGAATTTGTCATTGCACGTACAAAGAGATGGATCGATTACCATAAAATATTTATCTACTCCAAACCTTTGAAATGCTAGGCCAAGAGTACTCTTTTCCCACCTAAGGATTCACGAGGCTTGTTTGAAAATAGAAATGTAGAATCAATTTTTATCTCTGgtggaaaaaaggaaaacacacCAACCACCCAAAATGACTAAATATCCTTACAATTTTAGTAAGGGGAAACTTCCTGCCCACCACGACGATGTAGTGGCGCTTCGAAGTTTGCTAACCCCCTAGCTGATTGAGGATGGAGTGACACTTCTAAATCTGCTAACCCTCGAGCCGATGGAGTGGCGTTTCCAAGTTTGCTAACCCTTGAGCCGATGGAGtggagcttccaagtttccTAACCCTCTAGCTGATTAAGGATGGAGTGGCACTTCCAATTATCTCTTAACCCTCGAGCCGATGGAGTGGCGTTTCCAAATTTGCTAACCCTTAAGCCGTTGGAGTGGCGTTTCCAAGTTTGCTAACTCTTGAGCCGATGGAGTGTCGTTTCCAAGTTTGCTAACCCTTGAGCCGATGGAGTGACGTTTCCAAGTTTGCTAACCCTTGAGCCGATGGAGTGACGTTTCCAAGTCTACTAACTCTTGAGCTTTTACCTTATCATCacatccttttctttttcaaagaGTCTTCTCCCCCCTCTTATTTCATATCATCCTCTTCCTTagagctcctcttcctctcgtGAGGTCACAAAGTTTACCGATCAAACTTTATGATGGGACTCAGGATGAAGAGCTTAAATGGCTTATGGCAAAAAGGTCTGCAAAGGCAAGATCTAGCAACAACGAGGCTTTGGTTGAATGAATTCGCCATTGTTGACCTGGGAGATGTCAATGTGTTGAGGTTTTATCGAATGAGTCAGAGAGTTTGAAAATGAATTGTTGAATAGGTTGTATTTGATGTGACAGTCCAAATACACTTTGGCTGCAACGGTGAGGCACAAAATAGTCCCGTGAGGCCATGAATAAAAAGAATAGACCTTGCGACAATATTAATAGGAAGAACCAAGAGCGTATATTTAACGGGTTTTCTTTACTGAATCATGGGAAGGAGCAGCCCTCTCCACTTGACGTCTAGCAACCGTTTTTGTGTTGAGCAAGATTTACATGACTTTATCTTGAGAGGATTTTGTGCGTGGGTGGATGTCATGTGCATCCATCGCCTTTTGTAACTTTACCGGCTGCCCCGGTGGAAAAGGGCAAAAAGGCACATTAAGTTCCTCCGAGGAGGCCCTACACTTTTCGCTCGCACATCCACGCACAATTATTTGTGGGACTTCCCTTCTTCGCCGGCCTACCGACGCCGAACTCCACAGCACTCCGCACTTCCGCAGTGACATGCCATTCTACCCCgcgccctgccgccgcccatcaccctcctcctgctctcgcgcctgagacggcggcgaccgcGCGCTTGGCCGAGACCGGTACCCatcccgccatggccgcgatTAGGGACCGGGGGGACGCCGCCATTAAGCTCTTCGGCCGCACCATCCCGctcctccacgccgccgccgccgccaccgaggTTAGTGAGCACAagcctcggcctcggcctcggcctcaGCCTTTGCGAATCTTTCTTGGCCCGGGAGGTCTCCGGTTCCTTTCGCTCCCCTTTGGATGCGAATGCGATGCGCCTTTTCTGCTTTGTTCCCTGCTTTTGCGCTGTCAATGCGCGGTTGTTTCTGTGGGGATTCTCTTTTCGTTTTGCAGTTTCGTTTTCCCCACTGCTGAGATGTGTTTAAGCCACctattaattattttttcttcaggTGCCATTTTGTTCAGTTGTTGTTAcaaattgtttttctttttgcgaggtggtgttaattttttttttggctgccATGCAGCTTGATGCAGTTCTGAACCATAACTCTATCCTcctctttttctcctttgtaACCCAATTCATTGTTTGGATTGATCATTGATTGAACTACGTTTTCTTCCTTGTTTGTGACTAGAGAGTAGAAGCAACTCTTCTTTTCCCTATCGTACATCttgctctcttttcttttttgacatgGCTCTTTATCCTGCTCTCTATTTGAGGAATTTGCTCAGTCTTCAAAAATCTCATTTGATTATTTCTGTCTCTTCAGTTATGTTTCTTGGTCTTAATTGGGGTCCAGGGAATTATTGGGTTACGTATCTTTTTGCGCTAGGAGCCTTCTTGATTTGACACGATGTAGACAGTAGTACTTGAATTGGTACTATATGCTAACAGCCTGATAGCCTCTACCTTCAAAAGGTGTACTATAAGGTATTAGGGAAACGATTTTGTGTTGAAAAAGGAAACGGTTAAATAAATTGTTCATAAGGATTCTATTTAACCTTTTCTCACGGAATGAAAATTTGGAGTCAAGTCCTATGAGCAGTGTATTTACGTTGAGTTGCAAATTCAGGGTCAACTGCCTATTGTGACTAAGCCGGTCTTTTCTCCGGTAGCTAAGCTAGCCCTACAGAATATAAATGCTTAATTGAAGTGTTGCTTGTACACTGGTATGGAATTAGAGGGAGACTTTTTGCAAACAGTTCTGCTAGTGCTATGGACCTATAAAAGCAGTTGTGTTTTGTGTCTTGGAATGCCTGATGGTCAAGATATTAAATCATGGTTCATGATAAAACCAATCAATGAAAGCTACGCTAACCTGTTACCTGTTGGGAGCTATGTCATCAATATtgtttaaaaattaaaacatcGGTAATAGATTCTGAGCAGCATAGCATTGTCTTGTATAtatgtcttcttctttttggcgATGGGTCTTGTATATATGTCATTGCTAAAGAACAAATTCACCTTCCTTTTTATCAATATCTAGTGCCAAACTGATTCACCAAAAATAATTTGCAACCTGCCCTAGAAATTGAAATCCTACTTGTGTGCATGTTGCATCATAGTGAAGTACATACACACTGTCAACGGTGCCGGTTAGTAGTTCTGATGCTACCTCTTAATCTAGACATCTAGTGCTTTATGGTGAAATACAATGTCTTAGAATTCTTCAGTCACACCACCGGTTCCTTGGAAGGTAGTTCTTAACCATCCGAAGTATGACAGAGCTTCACTAGTGCATGTAACTACAACAGAGAAAGGGGCTAGTGACCATAATAAACAAAGGGCCCAACAGAGCCACAGAGGGGAAACTATTAGTCAATGATTAACACCTCTTGAACAAATGTAGTGATGCATGTAATGTAATTCATGGATGAACATGAAAATAAACTGTACATGACTGAAGAAACATCAATAAGGTGTTGCATGTTAATGTAAATCAGCTATGGACGATGGTATCAAGTGGATGTTATGACCTCACATAGTTATAGCAGCAGCTGAAATAAACATgtaggccttgtttggtgttagtgtattttttagtcactagtgttttggtatttgagGGGTTTGTGTGTTCACCCAAAACACTAAAAACACtagtatgagaagtgttttaatttggtacaaaactggtgttttgtgtgtgtgtgtgtgtgggtggggggggggggggggaccaGGATAATCCCCTCTAAACCtttcctaccaaacaaccatttggggtttctagtgttttttaaTTTGGAGTCGATATTACCCTAGAAAACACCCCAAAAACTCTagtaccaaacaaggcctaatGGTTTCTTATGCCGGTCTGCATTGTTTCCAGTTTGTCATCTTTTTATATGCCTTATAGTAATTTGAGTAACGTGCCAGTTACTTGATCACCGTTAGCTCCTTCCAAAGTTGTAGTTTTATTGCATATGTATGTAGCTAAGTCAACATGAAATTCTGCTTGATATTTTGCGTTTTATCTGTTGGCAATATGTAGGACTATGCTATACCTATTTGAACTATTAGTCTCATGCATGTTAAATAATGTTTTTCAGGTTGTCACCAAGCTAAGAATTGATGAAAACAAGAATGATGCCGTGCCATGTGTCTCAGACAAGCTCTTGAATGTCAAAGAAACTCCTTTTTGTTCCAAGAATAGTGAAGATAATGATTTACAAGCTCTCAGCAGGCATGGTGGGATAATGGGAACTGATTCCAAATCGGAGGACACTAAGACCGAGTCTGATGAACTTGACCAAGACAAGGTACTCAAGAAACCTGATATAATTGTGCCATGCCCTCGCTGCAATAGCATGGAAACGAAGTTCTGCTACTTCAACAATTACAATGTCAGCCAGCCTAGGCACTACTGCAGGAATTGTCAGAGGTATTGGACAGCTGGTGGAAATATTAGGAATGTCCCTGTAGGTTCTGGAAGACGCAGAAATAAGCATGCATCTCACTTCCGGCAAGCTATGATGCGGCATGACAATAACATTGCTGCCGCTGAAGATGTTCCCAGTGTGATTCACCATCTACCACTTCCACTTGTAGCTCCTGTCCTCCCAGGACCGATTAAAGAAAATGAAACAGCAAAGGAATTTGGATCTGAAGTGCCAGTTTGTAATTCTATGGCTACAGTCCTTGATAATGGAGAACAGAAGGGTATTCACCTTGTTCCCTTGGTCTCTGGTGATAATAAGGAAGAACAATCATGTGCATCctctgcagcagtattgggttgCTCGGAAAATATGACGCTCGATAGCATAGTAAAAAAGGAGTCGGGCAATGTGTCAGGATACTGTAATGGCATGACATTGCCTCAGTCTCATGTTCAGTCTTACCCTAACGGGCCTGCTTTGGTGTTCCCTTGGAGTCCTGGATGGAACAGTATCGCTGTCATGGCAGCTAGTCAGTGCTCAACAGAGCCTGTTCATGGGTTGGAAATTGCAAAGCACAGCCTGCTTTCATGGGCGCCTCCATCGATGATGACAGCTCCAGGAATTTGTGCACCTGTTGTTCCCTTTCCTTTGATGCCACCTTTCTGGAGCTGCCTTCCTGGCTGGCCTAATGGAACATGGAGTTCACCATGGCCTGGAAGTAATGGCTCTCCCAACAAAATTACCTGTTCAGAGAACAATTCTCCAACGCTTGGAAAGCATTCAAGAGAAGTAGCAGACatgcaggaagaagaaaagagagaaaacaccCTATGGATCCCTAAAACTCGTAGAATTGATGGGACAGCTGAGGCCACAAAGAGTTCGATCTTGGATACTCTCGGCATCAAACATGATGAGAATGGCCTGTTCAAGTCTTTCCAGCGGAAGGTTCCGAAAAATGACAAGACACCGGATTCTCCTCTGACCCTGCAGGCCAACCCAGCAGCGTTTTCACGATCTCAGTCATTCCAGGAGAGGACATGAGAATTTGATGCTTTATTTCCTACCGCCTCCATCCGTCTATCAACCACCTTCACCAGAGTGTTGTCCAAAGAAAGGAGATTATATCACAGAAGAATGGTCAGTGTTACTTGTTGGGCGTCATCTTGAGTTTATATCTTGCTAGACGGCAAGTACTTCTACAGCCAACATAAAGGCTTCCAGTGCTCTGAACTTAGTCAGATGTTTCTGCTTCCTCAGGGAGTGTTTATGTAAATATTAGGCGAGTTTGTCTATAGACGTTTTCCTGGCACCGGTCAAGTTTGAGAAGTCACTGCACTGAGATTTGAGATGGTTCATGAGCCGAAGAGGAATCACCATAGATGGTTCATGAGCCGAAGAGGAATCACCATACATCTGCTGGATCTCAAAAACGTGCTCCATTTTTAGGAAGATGTCACTCTGTCTGTATGTAGCTAACATGTCCTAAAGTTTATGTAATGGTTGTTATGCTAACCTTCAAATTCTTAGTCTGGGAACAGAAATGGAATCAGTTCAGTTTCGATATAAACAAATTTGGATATATTCTTTGGTGTGAAACATGCAATCTCATGTGCCCATCGTACACTCAACAAGTCAATCGACATTTACCCCAAAGAAGGAACAGTTGAACATCAAACAGTATTTCAGATAGAATAGAGAGGACATCCATTGCACTATTCACCCATTCACGTAACAGTTATGTTGCCAACATTAACGGAAATTCTCGTAGGTCAACTTCTATTTTCATTTCAGTAAATGTTCGATGagatacatacataaaacCCAGAGGCTAATCTGTTTTAGCCTAAATCTACCACCTTtgcagttttctttttcaaagcCTACCACCTTACAGTTAACAAATGATTGACCCGTATACACACCGAAAGGGcagaaaataacaaaataaatggaacttcagaaaagaagaaaaacactaTACAGTTTCCCTGGGGTCATGACAAGGTTCTCATTGGAATTTCCGAACGGTTCACCTGATTTAACGCCTCAAACTTCTCCATCTCTCGGGCGATTTGAATATCACTGGGCCTAAAGTGCTCTGTGAAAGCCTTGATCACAAAATGCGGGACCATTGCTGCAGCAACAATGATAAGCAGCAGTAGCCAAAACAAACCAGTCCCCATTAAATGATAAATGGCCCTGAAATGATTGGTTGACGTCAGTTTGTTGCATCCATTATAGGTAATCAGAAGCATATGCAATAGCCAATAGGTTGCAATTATTAAGCAATCCTACTCAAGAAAACATGTAGACAGCTCATTCTACTTTTAAGAAACACATAGATGCTTGCAAGAAATACAGTGTTTGATCTATGTatgccaaaagaaaaagagcatGGGATGAGAGCACGTGAGGAATGTTGCTTGTTGCTTTCTTATCACATAGAGAAGTGGAATCTCCAAGCTCAAGCATCTTGAACTCAGGAACTGCAGATCACAAGCTCGCCTCCCATTACAGTTATAAAAGCttaagttttattttttttcttcagacgATTTCATTGGTATTTTATCCTGACAATACAAACAAATGTTGTAGAAAGCTAGCAATCTTATATGTCCAATGGAGAAAAGAATCTGAACACCTTTGCCTATTCTAAACCACAGACCACAGCATTTTAATATTAACATCACAGCTATTGCATGAATACGAAAATAGTTGCAGGGGACTCATTACAGTAATAAGATGCTGGAGATGAAGTACTTACCCATAACCAGGAAGAAACCATATGGAATCTATCACAAAGAGGCAAATGGCTGTTGCTGCTATTGTGCCCCATACAAACGCATGTATAATCCAATTCCACCGAATGATGTCCATGGCCAATTGCATATTTACAACGATGACAGATGCAAGTGCCCACAAATCTCCCAGACTAGACATATCTATTGTACTTTGTCTATATGCAAAATACGGTATGTAGATCACAACCAAACTCTGCCAAAGCGCTTCAACCATATTGAGGACAAACAAATTCAGATTATACTTCTCATTCCTTTGGCCAGATCCATAGAGCTTTGGGTAAGCTAGCAGTGTTGACTTACTAAGATCCTTGTCAAGAATACCAACAACAATTGTCGGAAGCGATGTATAAAGCACGGTATACAATAGGCTACTCCATTCAGAGATAGCAGTTGTCAAGGTGAATGCTGTATAAAGCACATACCTGAGATCACaccataaatattatttttggtAATTGTCCATGCAAATATAGGAAAAATAGAAGTACCCCATAACAAATTTTTGATAACTCAACTGAATATAACCATTATAAATTTATAGCACAAGGTATACATGTTCTAATGCATATAGCGCCTGAACACTAGAAAACGAAAATTTCTCCCCTTTTTCCCAACTAGATTATAATATGGAGAATTCCAATAGCATCTGAGTAATTTCCTGCCCAAAAcaaatatactactccctccgtgccatattaagtgccgaaatattacatgtatctagacgctttttaggtatagatacatccaatttgggcaaatttgagtcacttaatatgggacggagggagtaatattttccCAAATCATAAGAATTTATCCTCTTTAAAAATTCTTACCAGAAAAGAACCAAGACAAATGTGGCATTCTTGTAAAAGTTGTAAAGAATCATGTAACCCATCCTTTGATAATTCCAGTGACCATGAACTAATAGAAGAGGAACCAAGAATCTGAATTGCCCCATAGAAAAATCTGATGCCATAACAGCCTGTCCTCCTTCTTGGCCACTGATGCCAATCCCAACATCAGCCATTTGAATCATTGAAACATCATTTGCTCCTGAATGTCACAGGTTAAGTAAAATACATCAATTGTGCACTGTACATCCATCCTAGGTGGAAAATATAACATAgtagaagaagcagaaggGAATACCATCACCGATTGCTAAGGTCATATCGTCCGTCCTGTTTTTTATTAGTGCAACTATCCCTGCCTTTTGTAAAGGGGCCACTCGACAACATAAGACAACGCTACATTCTGTAGCTACTTTGAAAAGCTGTCACAAACAAAGTAAGACACAGATCAAGCATCAATTATGACATCTTAATAAATTGATCTTATATCTTTTCTGGGGAGAAAAATGATCTTATATCTGAGGACAAAAGATTAGTACAGTAGCATTAACAGAATCACATATAGATGTACCTCTTCTTGCAATTCCGTCTCGAGGATGTAAACAAGGCTGTTGCCATCTACAATCAAAGCAAGAACTACACCAGCAGATTCTGATGATAACACTGGATTCAGTGTGTCCAATGTAGATGTGACTCTGAGCTCCTTAATTGTTGCAATTGCTTCCTCAAGACTTTTCTTGCAAGACTCCTTAGAATTATTATTTATCACAATTTGCGTCATGTCATTGGTCAGCAGCTTACAAGAGTAGCCAATAGAAATTGCTGTCTCCTGCTTATCCCCTGTCAAAATCCAGACCTTCATGCCTGCTTGCCGAAGAGATTCTATTGCTTCTGGTACCCCATCTTGAAGCTTATCTTCAATCCCAGTGGCCCCCAATATGTGTATATTGCACTCTATATTGACTGCAACTGATCGAAGTAAATTTCCCCTTCCAAGTACTGCAGTGCTAGCATTCTCATATGCCGACTGCCACTCCTCATATTCAGGTTGACTCAATTCACGCATACCAACAACAAGAGTTCTTAGGCCAAGCGATGAATATTTGTGGAGATGTGCCTCTGTAGCACGAACACTGTCCAGTTCTTTGTTGGTGATTCCAAACATGGAACTGTCTGCACCTTTGGCATATAGCTTAACAGTGCTGTCAGGGCAGCCAACAATGACAGACATCCTCTTACGATCACTATCAAACTCATGAAGTCCTAATATATCAAATCTGCACATCCCACACCAACAATGACAGGATAGGTCAGAATGGTAGCGTGAATTGGAAGTTAACTGACACAGACAAACGACGCAGTGGAATAGTTTAGTCAAAGAGTCAACatgggcaagaagaagaaaacaaattaccaTAAATAAGACACTAACTACATATTCTGGCCAGTGGATAACAAGGCATGCTTTGAGCCTTTGATCAGGCAGGGTACTGCTATTGTTCAGAATTTAAGTTAATTTATCATGATTGAGGAACATATTCTTAAATTCAAGCCAAATGTTAAATGTACCGTGTATAAAAACACAATTTGGCACACTGACTTTATAATAGAGATAACTCCTAAAATACATTGTAACTCGAAATGCACAAGTTCCATTTGAGATTTGACCCACACAGAAGAACGAAAAACAGCAAAAGTAGGTGAACtaataagttttttttattttttttgctaatgGACCCTACACATATTTCAAAAGAAGTTTTTAAACTCAAAAGAGGACATCCTAGTATCCTACCACACTCTGCATTTGCAAGTTCTTTCCAGCCAACCAATTCAAACATAGCGTGGCATAAGTCCTAGTATACACATTAAGATCATAACTGTTcacaaaattacacaaatttAGTATTTTGGAGTAGAAGTGAAGATTAACCAAGCACCAAAAGATATTGATACAAACAGTACTTTCAAGTAGATGTGAAGGTCATTTTGATCTTAGAAACTTGCAAGGGAAAACTATGTTATGATGATTTACTAATCATAGAAAGGCAGCATTGATCCAAAGTTACATCCGCACCGCCAAGCACCAATAATAGTAGACAATGACGCCAATAAAAActagaaagaaaaatgcaaaaacagcTTGTGCTTGTCGTTAATACTCGTCGCCGGATACATGATAGCTACCAACTGCATAGAAACTTATGTAGTTTTCTCAAGATGCAAAGATCACGGATCTGGTAGCATTCCTCCACTACTACTCACACAATCATGCTTTCGACACCATCAAATTTTGCATATCTAAATGATATAGGCACTAAATTCTAATGAAAACATGCTCATATATGAACGCAAAATACAATGTCAATACAACAAAAGGTGAGGGCTATCTTACCGTTGTCTGTCACCAAGGACATCAATCACTACATAACCAGATGTTCGCTCAACAAGCACGATGCCATAAGATGCGGCAGCATAAGCTAGTGCCTGCTCATCAGGGGACTCACCCTGATAATCAATCAACT
The Brachypodium distachyon strain Bd21 chromosome 2, Brachypodium_distachyon_v3.0, whole genome shotgun sequence genome window above contains:
- the LOC100837366 gene encoding cyclic dof factor 2; protein product: MAAIRDRGDAAIKLFGRTIPLLHAAAAATEVVTKLRIDENKNDAVPCVSDKLLNVKETPFCSKNSEDNDLQALSRHGGIMGTDSKSEDTKTESDELDQDKVLKKPDIIVPCPRCNSMETKFCYFNNYNVSQPRHYCRNCQRYWTAGGNIRNVPVGSGRRRNKHASHFRQAMMRHDNNIAAAEDVPSVIHHLPLPLVAPVLPGPIKENETAKEFGSEVPVCNSMATVLDNGEQKGIHLVPLVSGDNKEEQSCASSAAVLGCSENMTLDSIVKKESGNVSGYCNGMTLPQSHVQSYPNGPALVFPWSPGWNSIAVMAASQCSTEPVHGLEIAKHSLLSWAPPSMMTAPGICAPVVPFPLMPPFWSCLPGWPNGTWSSPWPGSNGSPNKITCSENNSPTLGKHSREVADMQEEEKRENTLWIPKTRRIDGTAEATKSSILDTLGIKHDENGLFKSFQRKVPKNDKTPDSPLTLQANPAAFSRSQSFQERT
- the LOC100837668 gene encoding phospholipid-transporting ATPase 1 — its product is MSSERPLLDATATTPPTPAAASRLPPSQPEPPVRADHLGFSVEVPDPFRRSRRDNRDQPPDLSASRRELQEGGDCESRAVVVGEPSAEFSGNAIRTAKYSALTFLPRNLFEQFRRLSYVYFLAITVLNQLPQVAVFGRGASVLPLAFVLFVTAVKDAYEDFRRHRSDRRENNRLAAVLAPQTASEFPPKKWKHIRVGDVVRVVSSETLPADMVLLATSDSTGVAHVQTVNLDGETNLKTRYAKQETQLRFSHNGGVGGILHCERPNRNIYGFQAYLEIDGKRVSLGPSNIVLRGCELKNTSWAIGVVVYAGKETKVMLNNSGPPSKRSRLETQLNRETVILSIMLIGMCTTASVLAGIWLLNHRGELEFTQFFREKDYTTGKNYNYYGVGMQIFITFLMAVIVYQVIIPISLYISMEMVRLGQAYFMGADKDLYDKSSRSKFQCRALNINEDLGQIKYVFSDKTGTLTENKMEFQCASIHGVDYSSGKDTRGYSVVVDDLLWTPKVAVRTDPQLFKLLRNGGTNVEGKLVLDFFLALAVCNTIVPLVVDTRDPRQKLIDYQGESPDEQALAYAAASYGIVLVERTSGYVVIDVLGDRQRFDILGLHEFDSDRKRMSVIVGCPDSTVKLYAKGADSSMFGITNKELDSVRATEAHLHKYSSLGLRTLVVGMRELSQPEYEEWQSAYENASTAVLGRGNLLRSVAVNIECNIHILGATGIEDKLQDGVPEAIESLRQAGMKVWILTGDKQETAISIGYSCKLLTNDMTQIVINNNSKESCKKSLEEAIATIKELRVTSTLDTLNPVLSSESAGVVLALIVDGNSLVYILETELQEELFKVATECSVVLCCRVAPLQKAGIVALIKNRTDDMTLAIGDGANDVSMIQMADVGIGISGQEGGQAVMASDFSMGQFRFLVPLLLVHGHWNYQRMGYMILYNFYKNATFVLVLFWYVLYTAFTLTTAISEWSSLLYTVLYTSLPTIVVGILDKDLSKSTLLAYPKLYGSGQRNEKYNLNLFVLNMVEALWQSLVVIYIPYFAYRQSTIDMSSLGDLWALASVIVVNMQLAMDIIRWNWIIHAFVWGTIAATAICLFVIDSIWFLPGYGAIYHLMGTGLFWLLLLIIVAAAMVPHFVIKAFTEHFRPSDIQIAREMEKFEALNQVNRSEIPMRTLS